From the Octopus bimaculoides isolate UCB-OBI-ISO-001 chromosome 27, ASM119413v2, whole genome shotgun sequence genome, the window TGCAAGAGACTCTCCTGCTCTAGTATAAATGGCAGGGCAGAGAGTAGAAAATGTGAATTAGTATGACTCAGTCAGATCTTGACATATCTGGTCCTTGTCTGTAAAGCATCTGCTGATGGAATGCTTCAATTTCACTGGTTGGAGATGGTTCAGCTCTTACAAGCTGGATGCTGACAGAAGTACAAAATATTGACAGTGAAAATACATCAAATATCAAACAACTTGGTCAGAAAAcatattagatataaaaaataacaacaatctcTAATGTAGGCACAAAGTCAAATATTTAAAGGAAGGGAACAATTATAAAACCAAGACTTGGCTGGTACTCTATCTTATTatctctgaaaggatggaagggcaactttgttttccattgcTCTGAGACCGAAAAATAATTACTGGTCAAGAGTGGAGGTGAGCTTGATATAATTTCACTGTTTCCTTTCCACTAAATTTCAGGTTTCTACCTATGTTGAAAAGAACAATTtttaatttcagcacaaggccagcagctttgaGGCGAGAGGGTTAGCCCATTACACTGAACCCAatattaactggtactttatttttatcaacctcaccaccagaaatataaaacaaagttaactggcaagatttgaacacaacTGTCAAGGGGCATAACTTAGTGGCTGATGTCATTTTACTTCCGACAGCCTATAATTAAGATCTGTAGTGAACAGGATGGTTGCAGCGAGAACTGTTTTGATCACAAATTGTGGAAttaggtaaatggaaactgtgcagaaacccaTCTTGTATATTATAGGTTTTGCTTTCCATGCCTACACGGGTTGGTCAAGTTCTAACATTTGCATTCTTTGGTTAttttcttcaacgaagttcaaCATCCTGAAATTTGCTTTCACCACATCATCTCTCTTAcataccacatctgattcctcttatacccagtttatCCCTCAGTTCATCTGTATTAAGTCGCTTGTGCACACCATCCAACAGCAGAACCCGTCTGCTTCATTTCTCTCCGACGTTTACACATCTACATTCAATGCTTATGCAACATAGAATCTAATCTCAACCTAAAACAGAATCCTTTTATTGCCAGCAGGGATAATAACTCTGAATTTTCTGCTTTCTTCTTATTCTGGGAGcaaacagagaaagataaagtaccgcattttaacgtgtataaggaacccctaatttatggggcttaaaatttggaataaaggttttgtaaggggttataatactatccatgtataaactcccatattttttttaacGTAACTTTTGACAAAAAGcagttccttatacacgttaaaatacagtatGTACCAAACTGAAATAAGTATTGGGTTGATATGATCATCTTACTACAAAATTATGAATGTAGTGCTCAGCATAATccagtccgatgactgaaacaaaaacgaTTATATGAttatgtggtcaagaagtttgcttcacaaccacgtgCTTTCTATTTCacccccactgcatggcactttgggtaagtatcTCCAACTATTGCTCTagaccatgcctgcacctacatatgcatatataatgatgataacaatatatGTAATTGGATGGCTATTTGACTTTCCTCAGTTCGTCTACCTTTGACAAGTCATGTTTTTCCTCTTGCAGAATGTCCACCCATCCTCCAGTCTCACTCACCAAGCAGGCTGATAGTCTGACCAATTCATGTTGAATTCTCACGCTCACACAATGCAGTGTataacattctttcttttatacacacaagacctgaaatttggggggagggggctagtcgattacattgatcccagtgcataactggtacttatttcgtcgaccctgaagggatggaagatagagtcaacctcagcggaatttaaactcagaatgtagcaaaggagtgaaataccgctaaacatttcattcagcatgctaacgattctgccagtggcataaatagagagtgaagacataacatggtaacaaaagccatatattgttgaaataaacacaaaacaagTTAATGTTATAGCAAAAATGTTACTGTGCTTGTTTCAATAATCTTTTGCGGATTAAGGTATGTTTATCTTCTGCACTCATCTGAAACATCATTGCGGTTCGGATGGTgacattttactctttttttactcttttacttgtttcagactgtggccatgctggagcaccgcctttagttgagcaaatcgaccccaggacttattctttggaagcctagtacttattctatcggtctcttttaccaaaccgctaagttacggggacgtaaacacaccagcatcagttgtcaagcgatgttggggggacaaacagacacacacacacatatatatatatatatatatatatacatatatacgacgggcttcttccagtttccctctaccaaatccactcacaaggcttggtcagcccgaggctatagcagaagacacttgcccaaggtgccacgcagtgggactgaacccggagccatgtggtttgtaagcaagctacttgccacgcctgcgcctatttgaTAACATTTTCCAGTCAACAAACTATCTGGTGGCTCTGTATTTTCAAAGATGAATGGAATGAAAACTCGCTTATGTAAGTAGGTGGGGGTGGCAAGAAGGGCCATCCAACAGTAAGAGCAATGTCTCAATAATATCTAATCACCGAACCCATGCTTACATGgtaaaacagaagcaaaaacaaacaaatgaatctATGCACATCCATCTATACAATTTTTAGAACTGTATTTGTTCAGCAAGGACTTCATCTGAGATTGCATATTGAAAGAGAAACAACTGTTTCCTGTAGCTATTTGAAATATACAGACAGGTACCACTAGCTTCACAACTGGCGGAATCATTAGTCAATACTGTTCtctattttagagatgaggaattctgtacattatttacattggacagatatgtgtccccatcttgtttgttgttaccacattttggctgatttactctccagccttcatcaggtgtcctggtagaattttgaacccaaccttgggttctcattcctaaggtattttttggtggtggtgatatttattcaaggcactgcctgaaattgaacttggaatcttggggttagtagcccgcactcttaaccattacgctatatggcagttcaattccaggcagtgccttgaataaataataataatatcaccaaaaaataccttaggaataaaaACCCAAGATTGAGTttaaaattctaccaggacacctgatgaaggctggagagtaaatcagccgaaatgttgtggtaacaacaaacaagatgaggacatatatctgtccaatgtaaataatgtacagaatcattagtgtcggacaaaatgccttacagtatttcttctgcttctttacatcctgagttcaaatcctaccaaagtcaactttgcttctcatgtCTCCATTGCTGATAAGATAAAGGGCCAAACAAATACTGTAGTTGAAGGCATTAACTAACCCCCCTCGTCAAAgaagctggccttgtgcctaaacaaGAAACATGTAATAGCAAATTCTTACAAATTAGTttgaaccaaaaacaaaaaaaggtaacaaacactcacaaaagAATAGGGACAGTGGTTAGAAACTTTTTCGTAGCAGTGAACTGTTGACCATAGTCGATTTGCTCCCATTGTGTTTGCATTCGGGCCTTACCTTGGTCAGCAGGTTCCCATGGAGTACCTTTGGTCACATGTAATATCATAAACATCAGCTGTAAAGATATATTGGAAGACACATTTTTATGATTGTTACATTTATTTCTCACAAAACCCTTCACATCATGGGACCACCTGCAGGCTTAACAACACACTGTTTCTACTGAGGGAGCACAGGTATGGGCTGAATGGTTATGAAATGTGCATTGCAATTATGAGACCCTGTCCGGAGTTCAACTATACTGCATGGCAACTTCAGAAGGTAAATGGTTTCTAGAATAGTTTCAGGTTGTCTCAAGTTGTGTGAGTAAAATAGAAACTTGATGAATAAACTGTACCTGTAGTTCAGGATTACATTAAGTGCACAGGTGAATAGTCACTCTCTCTGTAACGAgcatgttgtagtagtagtagtgtgaaggcacgtggctgagtggttagagtattcggctcacgattgtaaggtcgtgagttcaattcccggtgacatgttgtgtccttgagcaagacactttattttacattgctccagttcgctcagctggcaaaaatgagtagcacctgtattttaaagggccagccttgtcacacactgtgtcatgctgaatctccctgtgaactacgttaagggtacatgtgtctatggagtgctcagccacttaaatgttaatttcatgagtaagcTGTTTCATCGATTGTATCAGCTaggaccctcatcgtcgtaaccgatggagtgctacTGCGTTGCTTGAACAACTGGTAGAGTCATTGCCCAATCCAAATTAAAGGACCTCGTTATTATCTCACCAATATCAAAGTGAAATTTAATCAGCAATAGAAATGGGGTCTCCTTCCCattgaaattttaatcaaaacAATGAAAGTAACAACAGAGGATGGACAaaggaatattgaaataaaagagggggagaaaaagatgagaaaagagagagagaagaaatgtgaGACAGAGAAGTTGAGATGAAAGAGCAGAGAAAACAAGCTAAGTAGATGAATGTGAGTACTTACGACATCATGGACGACATTGGTGAGTGTCCAGGCTATGGGCACTGAGAAAAAAGGAACACTTAACAGCATGAAGTGGACCAGAGAGATCATAATTATATAAGTGAGCCATATTCCTTTACTGTTCAGGTAGAAATGGGTTGGGTTCCCATCACTATGGGCTGTGCCCACATTCATCTTCGATGAAACTACAGATGGTCActacataaagaaacaaaaaaaaaaaacattgattaatAAGTTATTTGGAATTCGTCATCGACACATTTGACATCTCTCCTTTATAGTCTACCTTTTCCATAATCTAACAGTAAAAACCTGAAACACCCTAAAACAAAAAATTTCCCACACATGCAGTATTGCAGCTAAAGAAAGGACTAGTGAAATTaatgcacaatattttttttacaaatggtTTGGCCCAGAGGAAGTGATTGTGCTTAAGGCTTTTAAAGAACTGGCTCTGAAGATGAAGAACCATTTCTGTGATGCAGTCTTTGCTATGTTGAGGACATTTGTAATGACTAGATGCCTTTTGTTGTATGTTCTTCATTTTTCATGTTTAGTGTGGCACAATTAACACCAAATACTCAGGCCTCAATACAAACAGTAAGAAACAAGTTTATTGAATAGCGGTATGtacattgtgcatgtatatatacattcatacacatatataaatttaatttaatataattttaatttcactaATTGGATATGGAAGCAACATCATAAAAATTGTCCTTTTGTTCATCCAGCAGTCTCAGGTAAGAGGCATAGAAATAGATAAAAGTCACTGTCTAATTTTCCAAGACTAATCTAAGATTAAACATCGTGtcacacactctgactacctcaattacttCACCCACTCATTTCTCTACTAAAAATACATTCTCTAACACATACTACCActattaccttcccagaagattttctacctatgttctttgcctgtgaggtaTGTCTGAGGCTTACCTACATCTTACAtattgcacacaacacacatctatatgcccTCATTCTAGCATTTCTACAACCTCACCAGATcaacctttcaatgtgcctagaTTGACTGTAGCAGCCCCAGGAAAGTGGACTGGGTGGAAAGAGTAAGTAGGGAGTTGGGGAAACAGTTTCCAGGTTTGTGGGAAGATTTGCCTTTAGGTAGACTACTCTTGCACACTACAAGCCACACAAATTTTCCCATGGACCCTAAGCTTCTGAAAGGTCCATCTATTCAGTTTTTGAGCTGCTGTTGTATATAGTCACTTGCTGACATCTCTCCTTCATATTATGCCCAGCTAAAATTTTATGTAATCATGAttatactctttattcttttacttgtttcagtcatttgactgtggtcatgctggagcaccacctttttagttgagctaatcgatcccaggacttattctttgtaagcctagtacttattctatcggtctcttttgccgagccgctaagttacagggacgtaaacacaccagcatcggttgtcaagcgatgttggggggacaaacacagacacatacacacacacacacacacacatatatatatatatatatatatatatatgcgacgggcttctttcagtttccgtctaccaaatccactcacaaggctttgatcagcccgaggctatagtagaagacacttgcccaaggtgccacgcagtgagactgaacccagaaccatgtggatcgtaagcatgctacttaccacacagccactcctacgcctatattacGATAACAATATTGTTAAAATACACACTATACCTCTTGAAGCAGATATCTGACCACGAAATCCAGATAATGTATTCAAAACTACATTACAACAACCTCCCTCTTAAGTACGCAACTTGAACCTAACCACATGTGTGTACTTAGCCGGTACGTTGCAACAGCAGTAGCAAATCAgttgcatgaatgtatgcgtgcAGCTAATCACAGAAAGGCTCATGTATGCACACAGTTTTAGATCACATTTATTATCTTTTCTGTCAGGTTTCTGATATCACATACCTTGAGCCATTTATTACCTGTTTAGATGTCCAATGTTGCTGGAGAATAAATCGTTGATAAATTTAAACCTGAGATTCTTGAAGGTTTTGCATGTACTTATCTGTGATGCATACTTAACCAGGTTACAGTATTGTCCTTCCTATTTCAAAATAGTAGGGCTGTGAGATGAGGAAAatatgctgctatttctagcagatcaagtgacagTGTAAATGTTCCCTTATAAACTCGTTAATGATGTATCACACTggctcaaacacacatatctgtaaGATAAAGGGATGGTGGTACAATCGATTAAATTGATGACCCTTGTATATAACTGGAAGTCCTTTGATTGatataagaaagataaaaatcaagacatacagtcatcatcatcatcgtttaaagtctgctttccaagctagcatgggttggatgatttgactgaggattggcgagctggatggctgcaccaggctccaatctgatctggcagagtttctacagctggatgctttttctaACCCCAACCattcctagagtgtagtgggtgcttttatgtgccatcggcacaagggccagtcaggcggtactggcaacggccacactcaaatggttttttacgtgccacctgcacaggagccaggccagcggcactggca encodes:
- the LOC106880054 gene encoding ORM1-like protein 2, producing the protein MNVGTAHSDGNPTHFYLNSKGIWLTYIIMISLVHFMLLSVPFFSVPIAWTLTNVVHDVLMFMILHVTKGTPWEPADQGKARMQTQWEQIDYGQQFTATKKFLTTVPILLFFLASFYTKYDTYHFLVNAFVLALNLIPKLPQFHGVRLFGINKY